One Corynebacterium tuberculostearicum DNA window includes the following coding sequences:
- a CDS encoding DEAD/DEAH box helicase, whose product MNLSQLLPDLTEVPESLVDEAIWDTFTSWTTGRGINLYPAQEEASLGILAGDNVILATPTGSGKSMVANAAHFIALARGQRSFYTAPIKALVSEKFFALCDIFGAENVGMMTGDATVNGNAPIIAATAEIVANIALRDSAEANIDQVVMDEFHYYSEPDRGWAWQVPLLELSKAQFLLMSATLGDTQWLEDDLTRRTGRATNLVAGTTRPVPLDFSYVFSAVHETIEELLADKKAPIYVVHFSQREAAERAQALTSLSGIITKEEKEAIAQEIGGFRFTTAFGKDLSKLLRKGIGIHHAGMLPKYRRLVERLAQKGLLKVICGTDTLGVGINVPIRTVLMTGLAKFDGQRQRILKSREFHQIAGRAGRAGYDTEGTVVVEAPEHEIENAKERRRIGDDPKRLKKLKKKSAREGEVSWSEKTFARLTEAEPEQLTSQFRVSNSMLLNVLARHGNGYDHMRHLLRDNHDNRSKQNKDILTALDLFRGLVDSGVVQKSTKGLDIYGRPYHLVRELPRDFALNQPLGPFALAALSLLDPEAETYNLDVISVFEAILDDPRQVLIAQQKQRRGEEIAALKADGVDYTDRMNIVEDITWPKPLEELLEQAYDTFAETNAWVREFELRPKSVVRDMLENAMTFSDLVATYGLARSEGVILRYLTDAWRTLKQSIPDEYNTPELEDIVIWLGELIRQVDSSLVDEWAQMAGEDSPIDQDTVDRELAFGVEDPTALTANRRAFTIMVRNYMFRLVQLFALEKEDRLAELLDYLDEVPDFGAILDDYFDEYDDIDSGPEARGPEYFRLGDTDSRLWSVRQIIKDPVGDHAYQFVATVDLDASDEAGEVRLSDLRVEY is encoded by the coding sequence GTGAACTTATCTCAGCTGCTGCCAGATTTAACGGAAGTACCCGAGTCCCTCGTAGACGAGGCAATTTGGGATACCTTTACCTCGTGGACCACCGGCCGGGGTATCAATTTGTACCCAGCGCAAGAAGAAGCCTCGCTCGGTATTTTGGCCGGCGATAATGTTATCCTCGCTACCCCTACAGGCTCGGGAAAGTCCATGGTGGCTAATGCTGCACACTTCATCGCCCTAGCTCGTGGCCAGCGCAGCTTCTATACTGCGCCGATTAAGGCCCTTGTGAGCGAGAAGTTCTTTGCCCTGTGCGATATCTTCGGCGCCGAAAATGTGGGCATGATGACTGGCGACGCCACCGTTAATGGCAATGCCCCCATCATCGCCGCCACCGCCGAGATTGTGGCCAATATTGCGCTGCGCGATAGCGCCGAGGCCAATATCGACCAAGTAGTGATGGACGAGTTCCACTACTACTCCGAGCCGGATCGCGGTTGGGCCTGGCAGGTGCCGCTGCTGGAGTTGTCCAAGGCGCAGTTCCTGCTCATGTCCGCCACTTTGGGCGATACTCAGTGGCTAGAAGATGATCTCACCCGCCGCACTGGCCGCGCCACCAACCTCGTCGCCGGCACCACGCGGCCTGTCCCGCTGGATTTCTCCTATGTCTTTAGCGCGGTGCACGAGACCATCGAGGAGCTCTTGGCCGATAAGAAGGCACCCATCTACGTGGTGCACTTCTCGCAGCGTGAAGCGGCCGAGCGCGCCCAGGCGCTCACCTCACTTTCGGGGATCATTACCAAGGAAGAAAAGGAAGCGATTGCTCAAGAAATAGGTGGGTTCCGCTTCACCACTGCCTTTGGCAAAGATCTGTCCAAGCTCTTGCGCAAGGGCATCGGCATCCACCACGCGGGAATGCTGCCCAAATACCGCCGTTTAGTAGAGCGCCTGGCGCAAAAGGGCCTGCTTAAGGTCATTTGCGGCACCGATACCCTGGGTGTGGGCATTAACGTGCCCATCCGCACCGTGCTGATGACTGGCCTTGCCAAGTTCGACGGCCAGCGCCAACGCATCCTCAAATCGCGCGAATTCCACCAGATTGCCGGCCGCGCCGGCCGAGCCGGCTATGACACCGAGGGCACTGTGGTGGTCGAGGCCCCCGAGCACGAAATCGAAAATGCCAAGGAACGCCGCCGCATCGGCGACGACCCCAAGCGCTTGAAGAAGCTGAAGAAGAAATCCGCCCGCGAAGGCGAAGTGTCCTGGTCCGAGAAGACCTTCGCGCGCCTTACAGAGGCTGAACCGGAACAGCTTACCTCTCAGTTCCGCGTTTCTAATTCCATGCTGCTCAACGTCTTGGCACGCCACGGCAATGGCTATGACCACATGCGCCACCTGCTGCGAGACAACCACGATAATCGCAGCAAGCAGAATAAAGACATCCTCACGGCACTTGATCTCTTCCGCGGGCTAGTGGATTCTGGCGTGGTACAAAAATCCACCAAGGGATTGGATATCTACGGTCGCCCCTACCATTTGGTGCGAGAGCTGCCGCGTGACTTTGCGCTCAATCAACCGCTGGGCCCATTCGCGCTGGCGGCGCTCTCGCTGCTGGATCCGGAGGCAGAGACCTATAACCTGGACGTCATTTCCGTGTTCGAGGCCATCCTAGATGACCCGCGCCAGGTGCTCATTGCCCAGCAGAAGCAGCGCCGCGGCGAAGAGATCGCCGCGCTAAAGGCGGACGGGGTGGACTACACCGACCGCATGAATATCGTAGAAGACATCACCTGGCCGAAGCCGCTCGAGGAGCTACTGGAGCAGGCCTACGATACTTTTGCTGAGACCAATGCGTGGGTTAGGGAGTTTGAGCTGCGGCCTAAGTCCGTGGTGCGCGACATGCTCGAGAACGCGATGACCTTCTCGGATTTGGTCGCAACGTACGGCTTGGCCCGCTCCGAGGGCGTGATTTTGCGCTACCTGACCGACGCCTGGCGCACCCTCAAGCAGTCCATTCCGGACGAGTACAACACGCCAGAACTCGAAGACATCGTTATCTGGCTAGGTGAGCTAATCCGCCAGGTAGATTCCTCGCTTGTCGACGAATGGGCGCAAATGGCCGGCGAAGACTCCCCCATCGACCAAGACACGGTGGATCGCGAGCTGGCCTTTGGCGTGGAGGACCCCACCGCGCTCACGGCCAATCGCCGCGCCTTTACCATTATGGTGCGCAATTACATGTTCCGTCTGGTGCAGCTTTTCGCGCTAGAAAAAGAAGACCGCCTGGCGGAGCTACTTGATTATCTAGACGAGGTACCGGACTTCGGCGCTATCTTGGATGACTATTTCGATGAATATGACGATATCGATTCCGGCCCCGAGGCCCGCGGTCCCGAGTACTTCCGCCTGGGCGATACTGACTCGCGTTTGTGGTCCGTGCGTCAGATCATTAAGGACCCAGTCGGCGACCACGCCTACCAGTTCGTCGCTACGGTGGATCTCGATGCCTCCGATGAAGCCGGCGAAGTCCGACTGTCGGACCTGCGCGTGGAGTACTAG
- a CDS encoding PAC2 family protein — translation MHEEDRRMYELEYPAPVIRDDSGDGQGPTMIVAMHGYADAGQAIEASADHLKAALEGRQLASFNSDELIDYRSRRPAITIDKDRALEIESMDLGIKVLRDNSGKTFLLLSGPEPDMRWEAFTTAVVKLVEKFNIEDTIMLYAAPMPVPHTRPTVVTAHGTSSRLTEHMLSMDSTMMVPGSAALYLEKALADKHRTVAGYTVHVPHYLAASPYPQATYQLLDSVARAARLNIPLGSIEADISRVENQLEEQVGGSDEIEGVVQQLEQQYDAYMERYRKEHPQAIMPGEEPMPTGEEISEEFQAFLASLDEEESQQIINTEIDDREDSAEEEGPQSDDGKDGTDSASGEGDLGDDI, via the coding sequence ATGCACGAAGAAGATCGCCGCATGTATGAGCTGGAATATCCGGCTCCGGTGATTAGGGATGATTCCGGTGACGGACAAGGCCCCACCATGATTGTTGCCATGCACGGCTATGCTGACGCTGGCCAGGCCATTGAGGCAAGTGCTGACCACCTGAAGGCCGCTTTGGAAGGCCGTCAGCTGGCGTCGTTTAACTCTGATGAGCTGATTGATTACCGCTCGCGCCGCCCAGCCATCACGATTGATAAGGATCGGGCGCTGGAAATCGAGTCCATGGATCTTGGTATTAAGGTCCTGCGCGATAATTCCGGAAAGACCTTCCTACTGCTGTCTGGCCCTGAACCAGACATGCGCTGGGAGGCGTTTACTACCGCCGTGGTGAAGTTGGTGGAAAAGTTCAACATCGAAGACACCATTATGCTCTATGCCGCGCCGATGCCGGTGCCGCATACCCGCCCCACGGTGGTTACGGCCCATGGCACCTCCTCCCGCTTGACTGAGCACATGCTCTCGATGGATTCCACCATGATGGTGCCAGGCTCCGCCGCGCTGTATCTGGAAAAGGCTCTGGCGGATAAGCACCGCACGGTGGCTGGATATACCGTCCACGTGCCGCATTATCTGGCAGCTTCGCCTTATCCGCAGGCCACGTACCAGTTGCTGGATTCGGTGGCTCGGGCGGCGCGCCTCAACATTCCTTTGGGCAGCATTGAGGCCGATATTTCTCGCGTGGAAAACCAGCTGGAGGAGCAAGTTGGTGGCTCGGATGAGATCGAAGGCGTAGTCCAACAACTCGAGCAGCAATATGACGCTTATATGGAGCGCTACCGCAAGGAGCATCCGCAGGCGATCATGCCTGGCGAGGAGCCCATGCCTACCGGTGAGGAAATCAGCGAGGAGTTCCAGGCATTTTTGGCTTCCTTGGATGAAGAAGAAAGCCAGCAGATCATCAATACCGAGATCGATGACCGCGAAGATTCCGCCGAAGAGGAAGGCCCGCAGTCCGATGATGGCAAGGATGGCACTGATTCTGCTTCGGGCGAGGGCGACTTAGGTGACGATATCTAA
- a CDS encoding DUF4192 domain-containing protein: MDITTPTQPIRTPGDILANIPGILGFFPTESVILISIQPSQRGYSIGPVARLDLHDVPGALHEVMDAFHCGNPEIIFCFVLSQREEGELWDILQSLYHFQDRTGMGIDACWLSEELSTDTAYDLIFGHATESGEGPLQNWMEGTIPAISTSHTMRACVNNGMLPELSRYDLVQRFKDPNPYFGEEEIRAMERCAEEIARQLRAGHGYGTTDPVQVVKHLIADVLYVLSEVESLEETLENEELLCVAAMWMSTTWTRDLVITELVSAPQEAGDLLLAVARTFQGSIRYNALALYAASQVSHEFGIYAGPALAVVVEEAPHHNLGRLIAQGYRSGMGKRLVSSLCHGCELAREAAGLRVDSPA, from the coding sequence ATGGACATCACAACACCAACTCAGCCCATCCGTACGCCCGGCGATATCCTCGCCAATATCCCAGGAATCCTCGGATTCTTTCCCACCGAATCAGTCATCCTCATCTCCATCCAACCCAGCCAACGCGGATACAGCATCGGACCAGTAGCCCGCCTCGATTTGCACGATGTGCCTGGTGCCCTGCACGAGGTGATGGATGCGTTTCACTGCGGAAACCCCGAAATCATTTTTTGCTTCGTGCTCTCCCAGCGCGAGGAAGGAGAGCTCTGGGACATTCTGCAGTCTCTTTACCATTTCCAAGACCGGACAGGTATGGGCATCGATGCCTGCTGGCTGTCCGAAGAACTATCCACCGATACCGCCTATGACCTCATCTTTGGCCACGCCACAGAAAGCGGCGAGGGCCCGCTGCAGAATTGGATGGAAGGAACCATACCCGCCATCTCGACGAGCCACACGATGCGCGCCTGCGTGAATAACGGGATGCTTCCGGAACTTAGCCGTTATGACTTGGTCCAGCGTTTCAAGGACCCGAACCCATACTTTGGGGAAGAAGAGATTAGGGCCATGGAGCGATGCGCCGAAGAGATTGCCCGCCAACTGCGCGCCGGGCACGGATACGGCACTACAGATCCAGTGCAGGTGGTCAAGCACCTCATTGCCGATGTGCTCTATGTGCTCAGCGAGGTCGAATCGCTGGAGGAAACCCTAGAAAATGAAGAATTGTTGTGTGTGGCAGCCATGTGGATGTCTACCACCTGGACCCGCGACCTAGTCATTACGGAGCTTGTCTCCGCGCCGCAGGAAGCAGGTGACCTGTTATTGGCGGTAGCCCGTACATTCCAGGGGTCTATTCGCTACAACGCCCTAGCTTTGTATGCTGCTAGCCAGGTGTCTCACGAATTCGGAATTTATGCCGGTCCGGCGCTGGCAGTAGTAGTAGAAGAGGCGCCCCATCACAATTTGGGGCGCCTCATAGCGCAGGGGTATCGCAGCGGTATGGGAAAGCGGTTGGTCTCCAGCCTATGCCATGGTTGCGAGCTAGCCCGCGAAGCGGCGGGGCTCCGCGTTGACAGCCCCGCCTAA
- the galE gene encoding UDP-glucose 4-epimerase GalE: protein MKLLVTGGAGYVGSVCAAVLVEQGHDVTIIDNFSTGNREAVPEAARVIEGDVADKAADVLGEGGFEGVIHFAARSLVGESVEKPDEYWQHNVVTTLTLLNAMRDNDVKNLVFSSTAATYGEPDQVPITEDMPTQPTNPYGATKLAIDYMITSFAHAYGLGATSLRYFNVAGAYGNIGENREVETHLIPIVLQVALGHRDKIFMFGDDWDTADGTPVRDYIHIRDLADAHVLALESNESGKHRIYNLGSGDGYSVKQVIEMCRKVTGHDIPAEVAPRRAGDPATLIASSEKIQRELGWNPTRTDLETIVTDAWNFTRQLGDKAHSAKRS from the coding sequence ATGAAGCTTCTCGTTACCGGTGGCGCCGGCTACGTGGGCAGCGTCTGCGCCGCAGTATTGGTCGAACAAGGCCATGACGTAACCATCATCGATAATTTCTCCACCGGCAACCGTGAGGCCGTTCCGGAAGCCGCCCGCGTCATCGAGGGCGACGTCGCGGACAAGGCTGCCGATGTCCTGGGCGAAGGTGGCTTCGAAGGCGTCATTCACTTCGCTGCGCGCTCCTTGGTGGGCGAATCCGTGGAAAAGCCAGATGAGTACTGGCAGCACAACGTCGTTACTACCCTGACACTGCTTAATGCCATGCGGGATAACGACGTCAAAAACCTCGTCTTTTCCTCCACCGCTGCAACCTACGGTGAGCCCGACCAAGTCCCGATTACGGAAGACATGCCAACCCAGCCCACCAATCCGTATGGTGCGACCAAGCTGGCCATCGACTACATGATCACGTCCTTTGCCCACGCCTACGGCCTGGGCGCTACCTCGCTGCGCTATTTCAATGTGGCTGGTGCCTACGGAAATATTGGCGAGAACCGCGAGGTAGAAACCCACCTCATCCCCATCGTGTTGCAGGTTGCTTTGGGCCACCGGGATAAGATCTTCATGTTCGGCGATGACTGGGATACCGCAGACGGCACCCCAGTGCGTGACTACATCCATATCCGCGATCTAGCCGACGCCCACGTGCTTGCCCTCGAGTCCAACGAATCTGGCAAGCACCGCATTTACAACTTGGGTTCTGGCGATGGGTACTCCGTCAAGCAAGTCATCGAGATGTGTCGCAAGGTCACCGGCCACGATATTCCGGCTGAGGTGGCCCCGCGCCGCGCGGGCGACCCAGCTACGCTCATCGCTTCCTCAGAGAAGATTCAGCGGGAACTCGGGTGGAATCCCACCCGTACGGACCTGGAAACCATCGTCACCGACGCGTGGAACTTCACCCGACAGCTTGGCGATAAGGCACATTCCGCAAAGCGGTCCTAG
- a CDS encoding metal-dependent transcriptional regulator yields the protein MRDLVDTTEMYLRTIYELEEEGITPLRARIAERLEQSGPTVSQTVARMERDGLLHVRTDRSLDLTDKGRDLATAVMRKHRLAERLLTDVLGLDIAKVHDEACRWEHVMSEEVEKRMVAVLDDPTRSPFGNPIPALSALGFDVPQPDQGTRAVDLPNGEQVSATVIQVNEILQVDDGTFQELTDAGIRVGAKVSVVNNSGTITLSTPEGGSVVLSDDLAHAVRVEV from the coding sequence GTGAGGGACCTAGTTGATACAACGGAGATGTATCTGCGGACCATCTACGAGCTAGAGGAAGAAGGCATTACTCCCCTGCGCGCCCGCATTGCGGAGCGTTTGGAGCAGTCCGGACCTACGGTTTCTCAGACTGTGGCCCGCATGGAGCGCGATGGCCTTTTGCACGTGCGCACCGACCGCAGTTTGGATCTCACGGACAAGGGCCGCGACCTAGCAACCGCAGTCATGCGCAAGCACCGTTTGGCAGAGCGTTTGCTTACCGACGTCCTGGGGCTCGACATTGCCAAGGTCCACGACGAGGCCTGCCGGTGGGAGCACGTCATGAGTGAAGAGGTGGAAAAGCGCATGGTCGCCGTTCTCGATGACCCGACGCGGTCCCCCTTTGGCAATCCTATTCCGGCACTGTCTGCACTTGGCTTCGATGTTCCGCAGCCGGACCAGGGCACCCGGGCGGTCGATCTCCCCAATGGCGAGCAGGTCTCCGCGACCGTCATCCAGGTCAATGAAATCCTGCAGGTTGATGATGGCACCTTCCAGGAGCTCACCGATGCCGGCATTCGTGTGGGCGCCAAGGTATCTGTGGTCAATAACAGCGGCACGATCACACTGTCGACACCGGAAGGTGGCAGCGTCGTGCTTTCCGACGATTTGGCGCACGCAGTGCGCGTGGAGGTATAG
- a CDS encoding sigma-70 family RNA polymerase sigma factor produces the protein MTKTSATTAKGTSSATTDEEQEVDRGSRRNQTNDNPSADLVRVYLNGIGKTALLSAEDEVELAQAIEVGLYAEYKLNNAEKLTRAEKRDLKILAREGKKARSHLLEANLRLVVSLAKRYTGRGMPLLDLIQEGNLGLIRAMEKFDYAKGFKFSTYATWWIRQAITRGMADQSRTIRLPVHLVEQVNKLSRIKREMYQSLGREATNEELSEESGIDENKIEMLLRQSRDPVSLDMPVGTDEEAPLGDFIEDAEATDAETAVVASMRHSDIRGVIDTLEKREQDVIRLRYGLDDGVPRTLDQIGRRFGLSRERVRQIEREVMAKLRDGNRADRLREYAL, from the coding sequence ATGACGAAGACATCTGCCACCACCGCCAAGGGCACTTCAAGTGCCACTACTGATGAAGAACAGGAAGTAGACCGCGGATCTCGCCGCAACCAAACCAACGATAATCCTTCTGCCGACCTCGTCCGCGTCTATCTCAACGGCATCGGCAAGACCGCACTGCTCAGCGCGGAAGATGAGGTAGAACTCGCTCAGGCCATCGAGGTTGGACTGTACGCGGAGTACAAGCTCAATAACGCAGAAAAGCTCACCCGTGCCGAAAAGCGCGACCTAAAGATCCTCGCCCGCGAAGGCAAGAAGGCACGCTCCCACCTGCTCGAAGCCAACCTGCGCCTCGTTGTCTCGCTGGCCAAGCGCTACACCGGCCGCGGTATGCCACTGCTGGATCTCATCCAGGAGGGCAACCTAGGCCTTATCCGCGCAATGGAGAAGTTCGATTACGCCAAGGGATTCAAGTTCTCCACTTATGCCACGTGGTGGATTCGTCAGGCGATTACCCGCGGCATGGCTGACCAGTCCCGCACCATTCGCCTCCCAGTCCACTTGGTTGAGCAGGTTAACAAGCTTTCTCGTATTAAGCGCGAGATGTATCAATCATTGGGCCGCGAAGCTACCAACGAGGAGCTTTCGGAAGAATCCGGTATTGATGAGAACAAGATTGAAATGCTGCTGCGCCAGTCGCGCGATCCGGTCTCTCTCGATATGCCGGTAGGTACCGATGAAGAAGCTCCTTTGGGCGACTTCATTGAAGATGCAGAAGCTACCGATGCTGAAACTGCGGTCGTCGCATCTATGCGCCACTCCGATATCCGCGGTGTGATTGACACCTTAGAGAAGCGCGAGCAGGACGTCATCCGCCTGCGTTATGGCCTCGATGATGGTGTTCCGCGCACCTTGGATCAGATAGGCCGCCGCTTCGGCCTTTCACGCGAGCGTGTACGCCAGATTGAGCGCGAAGTCATGGCTAAGCTGCGCGATGGAAACCGCGCCGATCGCCTGCGCGAGTACGCTTTGTAA
- a CDS encoding helix-turn-helix transcriptional regulator: MNFPSGSASEENFLEQYIPLVEFLGKAMGPNTEIVLHDLDVPDKSIMAIANGHISGRQLGGPVTDFALWFMKQGDAAAIPMMTGYRAVNAEGKICRSSSYFIRDDSGHMRGMLCINVDVSELVHIRDTAAALIGNADDPAFDKSKAFGGYPGTEEQPQRPVAVPDPAPEDEAAEEEPEKEEVSESLRSNVENLLDSMLNSAISNQSTPVPRMQREERLEVVSDLEDAGFFLLKGGIAAAATRLGVSEPTIYRYLVQVRG, encoded by the coding sequence ATGAATTTCCCTAGCGGCAGTGCCTCCGAAGAAAACTTCCTCGAGCAGTACATTCCCCTCGTCGAATTCCTCGGTAAGGCAATGGGCCCCAACACCGAAATCGTGCTCCACGATCTCGACGTTCCCGATAAATCCATCATGGCCATCGCCAACGGCCACATCTCTGGCCGGCAGCTAGGCGGCCCCGTGACCGACTTCGCTCTGTGGTTTATGAAACAAGGCGATGCCGCAGCAATCCCCATGATGACCGGCTACCGCGCCGTCAATGCGGAAGGCAAAATTTGCCGCTCTTCTAGTTATTTCATCCGAGACGACTCTGGCCATATGCGCGGCATGCTGTGCATCAATGTTGACGTCTCCGAGTTGGTACACATTCGCGATACTGCCGCCGCACTTATCGGCAACGCCGATGATCCCGCATTTGATAAGTCGAAGGCCTTCGGCGGCTATCCCGGCACGGAAGAGCAGCCGCAGCGACCCGTCGCGGTACCAGACCCGGCTCCAGAAGACGAGGCTGCGGAAGAGGAGCCAGAGAAGGAAGAAGTCAGCGAGTCTTTGCGTTCCAACGTAGAGAACCTTCTAGATTCCATGTTGAATTCCGCAATTTCTAACCAGAGCACGCCAGTACCTCGCATGCAGCGCGAGGAGCGACTCGAAGTGGTCTCTGACCTTGAGGATGCAGGATTCTTCCTTCTTAAAGGCGGAATTGCCGCGGCAGCGACGCGCCTAGGCGTATCTGAACCGACTATCTACCGCTACCTCGTCCAGGTGCGCGGATAG
- a CDS encoding L-serine ammonia-lyase has protein sequence MFISIFDMFKIGIGPSSSHTLGPMKAGKAFVDELKEKDLLDKVTRVQANVYGSLSLTGIGHSTDKAILLGLAGEEPETVDIDGISEFMKNVRSSEKLMLGGSHEVEFPKDGGFYFHDEYLPMHENGMCLIAFAGEEDILHKTYYSVGGGFIVKQEDFAKRTDAKVDIPFPYASAAEMLELCEKNNMTLPELGLANELALRSEDEVNEHLRKVRDVMYTGIERGSATDGPLPGSLLVPRRAAALRRRLEQSEPHDGLNILSWVNMFALAISEENASCGRVVTAPTNGACGVVPAVLAYYDKFVEPVTTEMFADYIFACNQIASLYKMNASISGAEVGCQGEVGVACSMAAGGLAQLMGATPEQVCIAAEIGMEHKLGLTCDPVLGQVQVPCIERNAVAAVDSITSARMALERESKPCVSLDEVIWTMYKTGKDMNAKYRETSQGGLALAVHPPVPVCG, from the coding sequence ATGTTCATCAGCATCTTCGATATGTTCAAGATTGGCATCGGCCCCTCAAGCTCACACACCCTAGGCCCAATGAAAGCCGGCAAGGCTTTCGTGGACGAACTCAAGGAAAAGGACCTCCTTGACAAGGTCACTCGAGTTCAGGCAAATGTCTACGGCTCCCTCTCCCTCACGGGCATCGGCCACTCCACAGACAAGGCCATCCTCCTCGGCCTCGCCGGTGAAGAGCCAGAGACAGTTGATATCGACGGCATCTCCGAATTCATGAAGAACGTCCGCAGCAGCGAGAAGCTCATGCTGGGCGGCTCCCACGAGGTGGAATTCCCCAAGGACGGCGGCTTCTACTTCCACGATGAGTACCTCCCAATGCACGAGAACGGCATGTGTCTTATCGCCTTCGCCGGCGAGGAAGACATCCTGCACAAGACCTACTACTCGGTCGGCGGCGGTTTCATCGTCAAACAGGAAGACTTTGCCAAGCGCACGGACGCCAAGGTTGATATCCCCTTCCCGTACGCTAGCGCCGCAGAGATGCTCGAGCTGTGCGAGAAGAACAACATGACCCTCCCGGAGCTTGGCTTGGCCAACGAGTTGGCCCTGCGCTCGGAAGACGAAGTCAACGAGCACCTGCGCAAGGTCCGCGATGTCATGTACACCGGCATCGAGCGCGGCTCCGCTACCGACGGTCCGCTTCCAGGTTCCCTGCTTGTCCCCCGCCGCGCCGCTGCCCTGAGGCGCCGCTTAGAGCAGTCCGAACCGCACGATGGTCTGAACATCCTCAGCTGGGTCAACATGTTCGCACTGGCTATCTCTGAAGAGAATGCATCCTGTGGCCGCGTTGTTACCGCTCCCACGAACGGTGCCTGCGGCGTTGTCCCGGCGGTACTGGCCTACTACGACAAGTTCGTTGAGCCCGTCACCACCGAGATGTTTGCTGATTACATCTTCGCCTGCAACCAGATTGCTTCCCTGTACAAGATGAACGCTTCCATCTCTGGCGCTGAGGTCGGCTGCCAGGGTGAGGTTGGTGTAGCGTGCTCCATGGCTGCTGGCGGTCTCGCCCAGCTCATGGGCGCTACCCCAGAGCAGGTTTGCATTGCAGCCGAGATTGGCATGGAGCACAAGCTAGGCCTGACCTGTGACCCAGTCCTTGGACAGGTTCAGGTCCCCTGCATTGAGCGCAACGCTGTCGCTGCCGTTGACTCCATCACCAGCGCCCGCATGGCGCTGGAGCGCGAGAGCAAGCCATGCGTTTCTTTGGACGAAGTCATCTGGACCATGTATAAGACTGGTAAGGATATGAACGCCAAGTACAGGGAGACCTCACAAGGTGGCCTGGCCCTAGCAGTTCACCCACCAGTTCCGGTGTGTGGATAG